In one window of Roseofilum capinflatum BLCC-M114 DNA:
- the lepA gene encoding translation elongation factor 4, whose protein sequence is MTGAKVSHIRNFSIIAHIDHGKSTLADRLLQFTGTVADRDMKAQFLDTMDLERERGITIKLQAARMNYQANNGETYVLNLIDTPGHVDFSYEVSRSLIACEGALLVVDASQGVEAQTLANVYLALEHDLEIIPVLNKIDLPGAEPDRVKAEIEEVIGLDCSGAILASAKEGIGVPEILEAIVQGIPAPEDTTGKRLRALIFDSYYDSYRGVIVYFRVVDGKVAKGDRIRLMATGKEYDIDELGVLSPTQVQVEELHAGEVGYLAASIKAVEDARVGDTITLKAEPAEKPLPGYKEANPMVFCGMFPTDANQFPELREALERLKLNDAALSYEPETSSAMGFGFRCGFLGLLHMEIVQERLEREYDLDLIITAPSVVYRVVLNSEEVLTIDNPSTLPPANERQSIEEPYVKVDIITPETYVGTLMELCQTRRGVFKDMKYLTQSRTTLIYELPLAEVVTDFFDQMKTRSRGYASMEYQFIGYRTNDLVRLDIMINNDPVDALAMIVHRDKAYYVGRGLTEKLKELIPRHQFKVPIQAAIGSRVIASEHIPALRKDVLAKCYGGDISRKKKLLQKQAKGKKRMKSIGTVDVPQSAFMAVLKLDNG, encoded by the coding sequence ATGACCGGCGCTAAAGTCTCTCATATTCGTAATTTCTCTATTATTGCCCATATCGATCATGGGAAGTCTACCTTGGCCGATCGCCTCCTCCAGTTTACGGGAACGGTTGCCGATCGCGATATGAAGGCCCAGTTCCTCGATACTATGGATCTTGAACGGGAGCGGGGCATTACCATTAAGCTCCAGGCTGCGCGGATGAATTATCAGGCGAACAATGGGGAAACCTATGTTCTTAATTTAATTGATACTCCGGGGCATGTGGATTTTTCTTATGAAGTATCGCGATCGCTGATTGCCTGTGAGGGAGCGTTGTTGGTGGTGGATGCCTCTCAGGGCGTGGAAGCCCAGACCTTAGCCAATGTCTATTTAGCCCTGGAACACGACTTAGAGATTATCCCGGTGCTGAATAAAATTGACTTGCCGGGAGCGGAACCGGATCGGGTGAAGGCAGAAATTGAAGAGGTGATTGGTTTAGATTGTAGTGGAGCGATTTTAGCGTCGGCGAAGGAAGGAATTGGCGTTCCGGAAATCCTAGAAGCCATTGTTCAGGGAATTCCTGCCCCTGAAGATACCACGGGGAAGCGGCTACGGGCGCTGATTTTCGACAGTTATTATGATAGCTATCGGGGCGTGATCGTCTATTTTCGGGTGGTCGATGGTAAAGTCGCTAAAGGCGATCGCATCCGCTTGATGGCAACCGGCAAAGAATACGACATCGACGAATTAGGCGTTCTCTCCCCCACCCAAGTGCAAGTAGAAGAACTGCACGCCGGAGAAGTGGGCTATTTAGCCGCCTCCATTAAAGCCGTAGAAGATGCGCGGGTGGGCGATACCATTACCCTAAAAGCCGAACCTGCCGAGAAACCTTTACCGGGATACAAAGAAGCTAACCCTATGGTCTTTTGCGGCATGTTTCCCACCGATGCCAACCAATTTCCCGAATTGCGAGAAGCCCTGGAAAGGCTCAAACTCAATGATGCCGCGCTCTCCTATGAACCTGAAACCTCTAGCGCCATGGGCTTCGGCTTTCGCTGTGGGTTCTTAGGATTATTACATATGGAAATTGTCCAAGAACGGTTAGAGCGGGAATATGATCTTGATTTGATTATTACCGCGCCTTCCGTAGTATATCGGGTCGTCCTCAACTCTGAAGAAGTCCTCACCATCGATAATCCCAGCACTTTACCCCCAGCCAACGAACGGCAGAGCATTGAAGAACCTTACGTCAAAGTCGATATTATTACACCAGAAACCTATGTGGGCACATTGATGGAATTGTGCCAAACTCGGCGGGGGGTATTCAAGGATATGAAATATTTAACCCAAAGTCGTACCACCTTAATTTATGAACTGCCCTTAGCAGAAGTGGTGACTGACTTTTTCGATCAGATGAAGACGCGATCGCGCGGTTATGCCAGTATGGAGTATCAGTTTATTGGCTATCGCACCAACGATCTAGTCCGCTTAGACATCATGATCAACAACGATCCCGTTGATGCTCTCGCCATGATTGTCCATCGAGATAAAGCCTATTATGTGGGGCGAGGATTAACCGAAAAACTTAAAGAATTAATTCCTCGCCATCAGTTTAAGGTTCCCATCCAAGCCGCCATTGGTTCGCGAGTCATTGCCAGCGAACATATCCCCGCCTTGCGTAAGGATGTATTAGCCAAATGCTACGGCGGTGATATTTCCCGGAAGAAAAAACTGCTGCAAAAACAAGCCAAGGGGAAAAAGCGGATGAAGTCCATTGGTACAGTAGACGTGCCTCAGTCCGCGTTTATGGCCGTGTTGAAGTTGGATAATGGGTAA
- a CDS encoding type II toxin-antitoxin system CcdA family antitoxin, whose translation MNDPTLSSERQLDKVEISITLDAELLEQIQHLTNDPSRIIETAIRQWLRGSSQRDDELTRTLIKSPPLPPRGEWND comes from the coding sequence ATGAACGATCCCACCCTTTCTTCCGAACGCCAACTTGATAAAGTAGAAATCTCCATTACTCTCGATGCTGAATTACTCGAACAAATTCAGCACCTTACCAACGATCCCTCTCGCATTATTGAAACAGCAATTCGTCAATGGCTCAGAGGTTCATCCCAACGGGATGATGAACTCACCCGCACTCTGATTAAAAGTCCTCCCCTACCTCCAAGAGGGGAATGGAACGATTAA